Proteins from one Pseudarthrobacter sp. BIM B-2242 genomic window:
- a CDS encoding carboxylesterase, translated as MTSLPDHSPFSSPAAGDGARIGVVLSHGFTGSPHGLRTWARSLADAGFAVRMPLLPGHGTSWQELARTRWTQWHAALDNAYLELEKECDHVFAAGLSMGGALALRIAATRPVSGVILVNPGLVIDDPRAPLAGILKLVLKSTPAIANDILKPGMDEGAYPRTPVAAAHELNKMFKDTIRLLPRVTAPVRVFRSTVDHVISDSSIVALRRGLTNAPLTLTSLENSYHVATLDHDAEDIFRGSVEFIRTVLADTASSRFQEGAAHDQA; from the coding sequence ATGACCAGCCTTCCGGATCACAGCCCGTTCAGCAGCCCTGCCGCCGGCGACGGCGCCCGGATCGGCGTGGTGTTGTCCCACGGGTTCACGGGCAGCCCCCACGGGCTCCGCACCTGGGCCCGGTCGCTGGCCGATGCCGGATTCGCCGTGCGTATGCCGTTGTTGCCCGGTCACGGCACCAGCTGGCAGGAGTTGGCCCGGACCCGTTGGACACAGTGGCATGCAGCGCTGGACAACGCTTACCTGGAGCTTGAGAAGGAGTGTGACCACGTGTTCGCCGCGGGGCTGAGCATGGGCGGCGCACTGGCGCTGCGGATCGCCGCAACGAGGCCGGTCAGTGGCGTCATCCTGGTGAACCCCGGGCTGGTGATCGATGATCCGCGCGCGCCGCTGGCCGGAATCCTGAAGCTCGTGCTGAAGAGTACGCCGGCAATTGCCAACGACATCCTGAAACCGGGCATGGACGAGGGCGCCTATCCCCGGACACCCGTGGCTGCTGCGCACGAACTGAACAAAATGTTCAAGGACACCATTCGGCTGCTCCCCCGCGTCACGGCACCGGTCCGCGTGTTCCGTTCGACAGTGGACCATGTGATCTCAGACTCCAGCATCGTTGCGCTGCGGCGCGGCCTGACCAACGCCCCGCTAACTTTGACGTCCCTCGAGAACAGCTACCACGTGGCAACGCTGGATCACGACGCCGAGGACATCTTCCGCGGGTCCGTGGAATTCATCCGGACGGTCCTGGCGGACACGGCATCGTCCCGCTTCCAGGAGGGTGCGGCCCATGACCAGGCCTGA
- a CDS encoding carboxylesterase — MTESSTPPRPAAFSYPGHGPNAGTGIAICHGFTGSPLSVLPWAEDLAAQGFAVSVPLLPGHGTDWRQLARSNWRQWYETFETAYQDLDARTERCFVAGLSMGGAIALLTASRHPVAGVSVVNPGLSFYDRRVRVIGVLKYFQRTTIPIQEEQPTAAATEDGDYSRTPLAAVHELKRLFGAAVRGLHKVDAPVQVFKSRADAVVPPTSLSTLQRRLGPRLAEVVELRNSGHVATLDVDAPEIFARSRQFFLDHSAPMTSHAGNADTSHSSETR, encoded by the coding sequence ATGACAGAAAGCAGCACTCCGCCCAGGCCTGCCGCTTTCAGCTACCCCGGCCACGGTCCCAATGCCGGCACGGGGATCGCAATCTGCCACGGATTCACCGGAAGTCCGTTGAGTGTCCTGCCCTGGGCTGAAGACCTGGCCGCCCAGGGGTTCGCCGTATCCGTTCCCCTCCTTCCCGGCCACGGCACGGACTGGCGGCAGCTGGCACGCTCGAACTGGCGCCAATGGTACGAGACCTTCGAAACGGCGTATCAGGACCTGGATGCACGCACCGAACGCTGTTTCGTGGCGGGCCTCTCGATGGGCGGAGCCATCGCCCTGCTGACGGCCTCCCGTCATCCTGTGGCAGGCGTCTCGGTGGTGAATCCGGGGCTCAGCTTCTACGACCGCCGGGTGCGCGTCATCGGAGTCCTCAAGTATTTCCAGCGCACCACTATCCCCATCCAGGAGGAACAGCCGACGGCGGCAGCCACCGAAGACGGTGACTACTCCCGCACGCCGCTGGCGGCAGTCCATGAGCTCAAGAGGCTGTTCGGTGCGGCCGTTCGCGGGCTGCATAAAGTGGACGCCCCGGTGCAGGTCTTCAAATCCCGGGCGGACGCCGTGGTGCCGCCCACCTCGCTCTCGACCCTGCAACGCAGGCTCGGTCCCCGGCTGGCCGAAGTGGTGGAACTCCGCAACAGCGGCCATGTAGCCACGCTGGACGTTGACGCTCCGGAAATATTCGCGCGTTCCCGCCAGTTCTTCCTTGACCACTCCGCCCCCATGACAAGCCACGCCGGCAACGCAGACACCTCACACTCCTCGGAGACTCGATGA
- a CDS encoding 1-acyl-sn-glycerol-3-phosphate acyltransferase: MFYWVMKRIFLGPVLRLLFRPWVKGLDNIPAEGAAIIASNHLSFSDSIFMPLMVPRPVIFLAKSEYFTGTGVKGRLTAMFFRLTNQLPMDRSGGAASAVSLNAGMDVLTSGGLLGIYPEGTRSPDSRLYRGKVGVAKLALQAGVPVIPVAMIGTDKVQPIGKRLPNIRRIGMIFGAPLDFSQYAAQAGDREVQRKVTDEIMFELMRLSGQEYVDEYAAVVKLRLAGAATTDADGKGPAAA; this comes from the coding sequence GTGTTCTATTGGGTCATGAAAAGGATCTTCCTGGGGCCGGTGCTGCGGCTGCTTTTCCGCCCCTGGGTCAAAGGCCTGGACAACATTCCCGCAGAGGGCGCGGCCATCATTGCCTCGAACCATCTGTCGTTCTCCGATTCGATCTTTATGCCGCTGATGGTTCCCAGGCCGGTTATATTCCTGGCCAAGTCCGAGTACTTCACAGGTACCGGTGTGAAAGGCCGCCTGACGGCCATGTTCTTCCGGCTCACCAACCAGCTGCCGATGGACAGGTCCGGCGGGGCGGCATCGGCGGTGTCGCTGAACGCCGGCATGGATGTCCTCACCAGCGGGGGGCTGCTGGGGATCTACCCGGAGGGGACGCGCAGCCCGGATTCACGCCTGTACCGCGGCAAAGTGGGCGTGGCCAAGCTGGCGCTGCAGGCGGGGGTCCCGGTGATCCCGGTGGCGATGATCGGAACGGACAAAGTCCAGCCCATCGGCAAACGCCTGCCGAATATCCGCCGGATCGGCATGATTTTTGGTGCTCCGCTGGACTTCAGCCAGTATGCCGCTCAGGCCGGGGACAGGGAGGTGCAGCGCAAGGTCACCGACGAGATTATGTTCGAGCTGATGCGCCTCTCCGGCCAGGAATATGTGGATGAGTACGCAGCAGTGGTCAAGCTCCGGCTCGCGGGGGCTGCGACCACCGACGCTGACGGCAAGGGCCCGGCCGCGGCCTGA